In the genome of Luteitalea pratensis, the window TGGTCTACACGTGGTTGACCTATGTCCTCCAGCAGTTCCCGGTCACACGCCCCTGGGGCGAGGCGCTGGGCGGCTTCCTGATCGCGACGGTGAAACGTCTCGGCTGGAGTGCGATCACGGCGACGCCCGGGCTGTTCACCGCGGCAATCATTTTCCTGTGCACGCGCTTCGTCGTCCGGCTCACCGTACTCGTCTTCGACGCGGTGGAACAGGGCCGCCTGCATCTGGCGGGCATCAGCGGACCACGCGCGCTGCCGACGCGGCGCATCGTCACCACGCTGCTGTGGCTGTTCGCGATCGTCATCGCCTACCCGTACCTGCCGGGCAGCAGCACCGAGGCGTTCAAGGGTGTCAGCGTGTTCATCGGGCTGGTCGTCTCGATCGGATCGAGCGGCATCGTCAACCAGTTGATGAGCGGGTTCATGCTGACCTACAGCGATGCGATCGCGCCGGGCGAATACGTGCGGCTGGGCGACGTCGAAGGGACCGTCACCAACCTCGGTGTGCTCTCGACGAAGATCCGCACCCGCCGCAACGAGGAAGTGACCATCCCGAACGCGGTGGTGATCAGTGGCACCGCGACCAACTTCACGAGGAATGCCGCCGAGGGCGTATTCGCCCCGGTCGTGGTGACCATCGGCTACGACGCACCGTGGCGCCAGGTGGAAGCGCTGCTGCTGCTGGCGGCGTCGCGCAGCGAGGGCTTGCGTCAGACGCCAGCACCGCGCGTACTCCAGACCGCACTCTCGGACTTCTACGTGGAGTACACGCTGCTGGTGTGCGTGGACCAGCCGGCGCTGCGCATCCCGATCATGTCGGGCGTGCACGCGCACATCCAGGATGCCTTCAACGAGCACGGCGTGCAGATCATGTCGCCGCACTACGAAGCCGATCCAGAGGGCGCCAAGCTGGTCCCCCCCGCGAAGTGGTTCGAGGCCCCGGCGCGCCGCCGGAGCGAAAGCTAGGCCAGAGCGTCGTAACCGTCCGGCGGCACGGTTCAGCTGTGAACATGTAGAATACGCGCCGATTCCGGAGCGCCTGCCTGCCAGAGGCGACGAGGCCCTTGCCTCGTCGTCCGGACGAGGTTCGCCCCGGCGGGAGATCGCCTGCATGACTGGTCTCGACTGGGGCGTGGTGCTGCTGTATTTCGCCGGGTTGGCCGGCATCACCTGGTGGGTGATGTCCAAGAGCCGCGACACGGCCGACGACTACTTCCTGGCAGGTCGCAGCCTCGGCTGGTTCGTGGTCGGCGCCTCGATCTTCGCCTCCAACATCGGCTCGGAACATCTCGTCGGCCTGGCGGGGTCCGGTGCCACCAGTGGCGTGGCGCTGGCGCACTACGAACTGCATGCGTGGTGCCTGCTGGTCCTCGGCTGGGTCCTCGTGCCGTTCTACATGCGGTCACGCGTGTACACGATGCCGG includes:
- a CDS encoding mechanosensitive ion channel family protein codes for the protein MPFSLLSPGRALVVIMLVLGGARVIVAQPQPAAPPPIPPATQPAPGAPAVDGAPQERLVRRVPHEQFVELRFSNRYILTFRADIVPRDPLERADGAIRSLNRMIDDNVTGPVSSRRLFGASVITMAGKDMFAIVQPDVDEGANEDLTQVTAAVVSRLSVALQEAAEARTPERLLRAGLRSLFATLLLAGALFVLVRLHRLIAQRASRVAEAGLAKTGLPTDDVEVRGSWVLVVVRRVARFIAIAIGAVVVYTWLTYVLQQFPVTRPWGEALGGFLIATVKRLGWSAITATPGLFTAAIIFLCTRFVVRLTVLVFDAVEQGRLHLAGISGPRALPTRRIVTTLLWLFAIVIAYPYLPGSSTEAFKGVSVFIGLVVSIGSSGIVNQLMSGFMLTYSDAIAPGEYVRLGDVEGTVTNLGVLSTKIRTRRNEEVTIPNAVVISGTATNFTRNAAEGVFAPVVVTIGYDAPWRQVEALLLLAASRSEGLRQTPAPRVLQTALSDFYVEYTLLVCVDQPALRIPIMSGVHAHIQDAFNEHGVQIMSPHYEADPEGAKLVPPAKWFEAPARRRSES